A stretch of DNA from Lycium ferocissimum isolate CSIRO_LF1 chromosome 4, AGI_CSIRO_Lferr_CH_V1, whole genome shotgun sequence:
TAAAtctttatgtgtatatataatatgttgaATACTCTTGACTTCTTTGTGtgttatttctttatattttgattcACTTGAGTAAAAATTCTTACTCTGTAACTAAGTGGTGATGAAATTGTACCCAAAATCCCTTATCTGCTTTAATATAATGTTGAATTATGTAACAATATCATGTAAATAAATATGTTAGAAATGATACATTTTGTTTACTTAGTTATATCTTCAACATGTTCAGGAGGCTTCAATGGCGAAATATATAGTACAACAGTACATAGCGGCAGCAGGGGGAGAACATGCCTTGAATTCCATCGACAGTATGTACGCGATGGGGAAGATAAAGATGGTAGCGTCTGAGTTTACTGCTGGAGATGGTATGGGATTGAACAACGGCAATGTGATGAAGATCAAAAGTGTGAAAAATGGGAGTGGAGAAATGGGAGGATTTGTGTTGTGGCAGAAGAGACCTGACTTGTGGAGCATAGAGTTGGTGGTTTCGGGGTGTAAAATAAGTGCTGGAAGTGATGGTAAGGTGGCTTGGAGGCAAACTCCATGGCATCATTCTCATGCTTCTCGTGGTCCTGCTAGGCCTCTTCGTCGTTCCTTACAGGTTCTTCAAATATTCATACTTATGACTTATGAGCTAGTTGACAATTAATTTCTCCACTGCACTGAGGTGTATAATTGTTTTTGACAGTCATGtcacttaaaaaataattatagatAACCCTTTATATAGTTTGTATTGATTAGTAATTAACCTGAAAAATGGCACCCTCTCCATCCAATATATATGGTGGTATTTGAATGAAcataatttttaagaaatacaTAAAGACTTCTCAAACTTGTAATCAAAATAGGCTGTAGATATTTATGTGCCTAAAAATAATCTCAGCAATaataaaattagaaatttaacttaaaatatttctaaataaGAAAGTATGAAATTGTTAATGAAAtcgactaaaaagaaaagtacatTACTAAAATTGAGATAGAAAGTGTAATTTTAGCTATTATAAATGTCAAACTACACGATCCAGGGGCAGAACTAAGTAGTTTCGTCGGAAAATTACATTGTAGAAATGGAGTATAAATGATCTTTTCTGATTATATGTGAGCTGTTGAATCTCATTGACATGAAGAAAAATTTAAGTATAGTGATAAAAAGGGGCTTAAAATTGCTATAGGTCCTATGTTTAAATTTTACTGTGACATTCTAGAATCTTTTTAAATCCTCTTATATAAATTTCTAGTTCCATTACACAATGTATATTAAACTTCTTTACAATAttaatgtatataacttaaattcaaacAGAGATTACCAACGTCCTTGCACTTAAATTATTCCGTGAATAATGGTCAAAATTTTCAACCTCCTTTCACTTAAATTAATCCGTAAATAATGGTCAAAATTTTCCTTTGTTAGTGATGATTTCATAATTTAGGTATCAAGTGAACTGAACTTTTTTACCACAAACTCGAGCAACATGAAGAATGTTGCCCTCTTATGAAAGGACAATAATTGCCAAATAGCCAGGGTTGTATTCTTTGCCCCATGATGAGTGGGAAGAGCGACATTCTTTGACTGTTCCAACTGACAACCATGCATGTTCTTTCACTTTAGTGGGGACTCATGTTTAAATAAATCACTTTAACTGGAACTTGGGAAATGTGAAGTCAACATCAAGATGATCAAAATTCCTTTGGTATtcgtatatttttttttattttttttttaacttttgcaTTGAAGGTGGAGGGAGAGCCTACTTATAAAGCTGATTTCCATATGTCATGgcagcttctttttttttttcggccatTTTCCTATGAGGACCTGAGTTGTCCATCCACCAAATCAATGATTGATTAAATCAGTACTCCAATTAACAACCTATTAGTATGAACGTGCACAGATCTTAGCCTTAACCTCTATGATCTGGTATCTAGACCAAGAAGTCAACATTTATGTTAGGGAAAAGGGGACGAATATTTGCCTGTTTTATATGAAATTGAATGACTTTTTCTCCATTAAATTTTTAATCTAATATTATGCCTACCGTTAAGAAAGCTCCACCCGAGGGTACTTTTAATAGTTGCCAGAAGTTAAGGAGTAAATTTGAATCTTTTATAGCATTTAAACACTGAAAGTCTTTTCATTCCAGTTGGAGCTCCTGTAATggcaaaagcaaatacgaaatGATTTGCTAATAACAAGAGTATGGATGAATAAAAAATGTAATGAAGAACAAAATTGAGTAATTTCTAAAACGATACGGAGACAAATGTGGACCTTTTCTCCCTTTGAAGTTATAGCTCGTCACGAATCCTTCCTTTTCCTCTGGTGTAATCTATAACGGCAGATCACATGATTAAATAACAGAACATCAACAAATTCAAATAACTTGACCCCCATCAAATTAATCTGCAGGGCAAGCTTCAAAAACATCTAATGACAAACTAGAAGTCAGCACTTCtgtttatgtatgttatatgtatatttacgtatatcatatgtatactGTATGTATATTTACACTTGATataaaaaatctagaaatttgCTGGCTTTATTTGTTTGAGCGGTCCAAAATGTAATTATCACTTCGGTTGTTTATGCATGAACTAACTGGCTGAAATGAATTATGTTCACAGGGTCTTGATCCGAAATCCGTTGCTAATTTATTCTCCACGTCCATTTGTGTTGGAGAGAAAACAGTGAATGAAGAAGACTGCTTCGTACTAAAGCTTGAAGCAGAGCCCTCAACTCTAAAAGCAAGAAGCAGCAACAAGGTTGAAGTAATGAGGCACACTGTGTGGGGGTACTTTAGTCAAAGAACAGGCCTCTTATTCCAGCTTGAGGACACTCATCTTTTAAGAATTAAAGCCCCTGgaaatgatgtcttttgggAAACAACAATGGAGTCATTAATCCTCGATTATCGAACGATTGATGGTGTTAATATTGCACATGCTGGTAGGACATCAGTTTCTTTGTTCAGATTTGGTGAGAACTCAGAAGGACACACTAGGACAAGGATGGAAGAGGTTTGGACTATTGAAGAAGTCGATTTTAATATAAAGGGACTATCTGTAGATTGTTTCTTACCACCTAGTgacttgaagaaagaagatgaagtgAGTCATGATGTAAACAAGAAATCG
This window harbors:
- the LOC132051563 gene encoding uncharacterized protein LOC132051563, whose translation is MMRTLCPNLDREDGLETVLEVPIPEEMFASPKHRTRQNMKFQSDNKSAASVFGSRNAEIQLLLGVVGAPLIPHPIRFDHSLNTKINDHPIEASMAKYIVQQYIAAAGGEHALNSIDSMYAMGKIKMVASEFTAGDGMGLNNGNVMKIKSVKNGSGEMGGFVLWQKRPDLWSIELVVSGCKISAGSDGKVAWRQTPWHHSHASRGPARPLRRSLQGLDPKSVANLFSTSICVGEKTVNEEDCFVLKLEAEPSTLKARSSNKVEVMRHTVWGYFSQRTGLLFQLEDTHLLRIKAPGNDVFWETTMESLILDYRTIDGVNIAHAGRTSVSLFRFGENSEGHTRTRMEEVWTIEEVDFNIKGLSVDCFLPPSDLKKEDEVSHDVNKKSRLGFKTPKLRTSRRGVSKIMAIDEEDLEDYEADEES